The genome window AATTCCTAAATTGACTTGCGTTGGCATATCTTCTTTCTTCCCGTTGTACGTTTGGAGTTGCCCCCCAATATTACGAACAACTAACGATACATTGATATTTTTATCGAAATCATGATAAGAAAGACCTACATCACCTGCAATAGCCGATGACTTATACGATTCGATTGTAGAGTTAATATATTTTAAATTTGCTCCAACTGTCCAGTAATCGCCTAAAACTCGAGCATAACCGACAGTAATGGCCGCATCATTTGCTTTGAAATTTCCTGTTACATTTCCATTTTCATCGGTCCCAATTAATTTTCCATAATCGACATACTGTCCATGAACAGAGACAAAATTTTCTTTATCAATTTCGTAAACAGTCGAAAATGTACCAAAGTTTACATCTGCAATATAATTCACATAATTAATTCCAAACTGACCATGCATATCACGATTCATTAATGCAGGATTCCAAAGAGATGAATTAGGATCGGCATCCCAAGAAGTCGCCGCATTTCCACCCAAAGCAGCTTGACGCGGAGAGGTTGTAATGTTCAAAAACTCGTAAACACGCGTTCCATCTTGCGCAAAGATCGAAGACGATAGCGCAAAAAACAATAATGTACTTAGCTTTTTAAACATTGGGCAAAAATAAAGATTTTGTAGAATAACGAAAACAGAATGATTTTGGTATATATGGAATTAAATTTTAAGCATTCTGAAAAAAAGCTTAACTTCAATTTACCTAAAAAACAGACTATGGATTTTTTCATTGCCATCATCATACTTACATTATTTGTGATTTTGTTTAACAAAGTAACACAACTGAAGAAACAACTTGATTATCAAGATGCCAAAATAAAACATTTACAAGAACAATTAAATGCTCAGGAAACAAAACCTGATCCCAAACCTATTGTTCAAAAACCAGAAGTTGTTGAAGAAAAAATCACACCTCAACCTGAGCCAATTTCTTATCAAAAAGAAACTATACAAAAATCTGATCTCGAAGAATTAATTGAAAAAACGCAATCACATCCTCAACCCGATGAAAGTAACTTTGATAAAAACCTTCATAATGCTATTGCCTTTATTAAAGACAATTTTTTGACAATTTTCGGAATTGTAACCTTGGTTCTTGGTATTGGTTATTTTGTAAAATATGCCATCGATCAAAATTGGATCAACGAAACTTTCCGCGTAATGATTGGTTTAGTTCTTGGTTTAGGAATTATCGGAACCGCTCATAAAATCAGGAAAAACTTCGACATATTTTCTTCTATCTTGATTGGCGGTGGATTAACCGTTTTATATTTTACACTAACCATTGCTTTTCGTGAATATCATTTATTTTCTCAAAACATTACTTTTATATTACTCACAATTGTCACTGTTTTTTCTATTGTCATGGCAATGTTGTACAATCGTCAAGTAGTAGCAATTTTCTCTATTATTGGTGGATTTACCGCTCCGCTAATGATCAGTACAGGCGAAAGTAACTTC of Empedobacter falsenii contains these proteins:
- the porQ gene encoding type IX secretion system protein PorQ; protein product: MFKKLSTLLFFALSSSIFAQDGTRVYEFLNITTSPRQAALGGNAATSWDADPNSSLWNPALMNRDMHGQFGINYVNYIADVNFGTFSTVYEIDKENFVSVHGQYVDYGKLIGTDENGNVTGNFKANDAAITVGYARVLGDYWTVGANLKYINSTIESYKSSAIAGDVGLSYHDFDKNINVSLVVRNIGGQLQTYNGKKEDMPTQVNLGISHRLEHVPLEFTFSLHDLQKFDISQPYNKNGQEVSAGRKIIDHVSVGAELFPESDFNMRLGYNFKRGNELAAEGVRSLSGLTYGFGIRINAFRFEFSHANYHKSGGSNHFGLILNLDRIIQGRDYWRSNPWL